In the Desulfobacterales bacterium genome, AGACCAAACTGGACTGCTGCGGGTCGCCCCTGCTGGGGGTTGACGACGAGCTGTCGCTGGATCTGACCCAAAAAAAAATAACGGATGCCAAAGCATCCGGCGCCGACTATCTTTGCAGCGCCTGCGTCTATTGTCAGCTCCAGTTTGACCGGGTGCAAAAGATGCTGCTCTCCCGGCGCAATGAGGCCCAACCCCTGCCCTCGATCCTTTACACCCAGCTCCTGGGGCTGAGTCTTGGAATCGATGAAGCTGAACTGGGGATCAGCCGGAACGAGTTGGACGCAAAAGATATCATAAATTTTCTGGCGTAGCTGCGCCATTGAAACAAACACATAGAAAAATACAGGATCACCTTCGGGTAAAACAGCCGAAACCGGCTTCTTGTTGTATGAAATCATGGTACGGGAGGGAAAATGATAGTTGCCAAGCGAAAGCCCTTTGATGAAATAAAAGAATTGCTCAAGAGCTATAAAAAAGTCCTGAATGTGGGTTGCGGCACCTGCGTGGCGGTCTGCCTGGTGGGCGGCGAAAAAGAGGTGGCGGTTTTAAGCGCAGAAATCGAAATGGCCCGCAAGCTGGATGATAACCCCATCCAGATAGACGGCTATACGGTCGAGCGCCAGTGCGACCGGGAATACCTGGCCGAGCTGGATGAAATGGTTGAAAAATATGACGCGCTGATTTCCATGGCCTGCGGGGTCGGCATCCAGTTCCTGGCGGAACGATTCCCGGATAAGCCGGTATTGCCGGCGGTGGACACCTCGGGTCTGGCGGTCAACCAGGCGGCCGGCTGGTATGAAGAGCGCTGCCGTTCCTGCAGCAGCTGCGTCCTTGGATGGACCGGCGGCATCTGCCCGGTGACCATGTGCGCCAAAGGACTTTACAATGGTCCCTGCGGCGGGACCAATAAGGGGAGCTGTGAAATCCATAAAGACCAGCCCTGCGCCTGGTACAAGATTTACGAGCGCCTGTTGCGCCAGAACCGGCTTGAAAACCTGATGCGGGTTCATCCGGCCAACGATTGGAAGGACCAGACGCCCCGGACACTGATTCAGCCCGGCTACAAAAAACCTGAGAATTAATTAGAAGCCATTTCAAAATCTCGGATCAGGTCTGAGAGCAAGGCGCAAGCCGATGAAAAAGCGCAGCAACCATGGTAGGTTGTGAGCATTTTGAAGAGGCTTGTAACGCAGTTATCAGGCCTCAGATGGGATTTTGAATTGGTTTCTATAACACCTATAACTGCAACGTTTTGAGGGAATGAATATGAAAGCAGGAAGCAATCTGGAAAAAGTTTTGACGGCCGGTCATTTTGCATTTACCGGTGAGTTGGGTCCCCCCCGGGGCACCGACGCTGAAGAAGTCCGAAAAAAAGCGGCGTTTCTCAAAGGCAACGTGGATGCGGTCAACATCACCGACAATCAGACCGCCGTGGTGCGCATGGCCAGCTGGGCCGCCTGCATCATCCTGATCCAGGAGGGGCTCGAACCCAATTTTCAGATGGTCTGCCGCGACCGCAACCGCCTGGCCATGCAGGCGGACATCCTGGGAGCC is a window encoding:
- a CDS encoding heterodisulfide reductase-related iron-sulfur binding cluster, which encodes TKLDCCGSPLLGVDDELSLDLTQKKITDAKASGADYLCSACVYCQLQFDRVQKMLLSRRNEAQPLPSILYTQLLGLSLGIDEAELGISRNELDAKDIINFLA
- a CDS encoding methylenetetrahydrofolate reductase C-terminal domain-containing protein produces the protein MIVAKRKPFDEIKELLKSYKKVLNVGCGTCVAVCLVGGEKEVAVLSAEIEMARKLDDNPIQIDGYTVERQCDREYLAELDEMVEKYDALISMACGVGIQFLAERFPDKPVLPAVDTSGLAVNQAAGWYEERCRSCSSCVLGWTGGICPVTMCAKGLYNGPCGGTNKGSCEIHKDQPCAWYKIYERLLRQNRLENLMRVHPANDWKDQTPRTLIQPGYKKPEN